One genomic window of Monodelphis domestica isolate mMonDom1 chromosome 1, mMonDom1.pri, whole genome shotgun sequence includes the following:
- the LOC130457296 gene encoding probable E3 ubiquitin-protein ligase TRIML1 gives MDVSEMTEKVRSELTCSICLDLFTQPVTLDCGHSFCRECVLRSWQEAQVPWTCPLCRASSQPRALEPTQVLEALASSMSRQLRLPRDVGGQARCGQHQAVQKLFCEDDFSPLCVSCLLPQEHEGHRVYPLEESAETCKAQLQEALGQAWDKAREAHMLLEQERERRLRCRREAATLKRVILPEYIKTHLVWTEDQQQDLLDKEKRRNVKRLWTSEARISKYVQSLRKLIEELDKTLEQPLVEMLLAGRSTLERSRELLLRCPEPAALSWTLCGTTGMRELLLAFQSHILLDPGTAHSYLSISGDLKSVRLASHWWDLLDNQQEEVERLVCVLGAQSFTSGSHYWEVEVGSKTEWEVGICTGPGNNQGSIHGDVLSLSCLNMGEQFELWISHTMEDPEDTGPLHRLGIFLQYEGGHLSFYNVTQGCLIYAFPPVTFQGPLRPFFSLGLLQEENQPIPLTICPLSPHP, from the coding sequence ATGGATGTCAGTGAGATGACTGAGAAGGTCAGGTCAGAACTGACCTGTTCCATCTGTTTGGACCTCTTCACCCAGCCAGTGACCCTTGACTGCGGGCATAGCTTCTGCAGAGAGTGTGTTCTTCGGAGCTGGCAGGAAGCCCAAGTCCCATGGACATGCCCACTGTGCAGGGCAAGCAGTCAGCCCAGAGCCTTAGAGCCCACCCAGGTCCTGGAGGCCCTGGCCTCCAGCATGAGCAGGCAGCTGAGACTTCCCAGAGATGTGGGTGGCCAGGCCAGGTGTGGCCAACACCAAGCCGTTCAGAAGCTGTTCTGTGAAGATGATTTCAGCCCACTCTGTGTCTCGTGCTTACTCCCTCAAGAACACGAAGGTCATCGTGTGTATCCCCTGGAAGAGTCTGCGGAGACCTGCAAGGCACAGCTGCAGGAAGCCCTTGGCCAGGCCTGGGATAAGGCGAGAGAGGCTCACATGTTGCTGgagcaggagagagaaaggaggctgAGGTGCCGGAGGGAGGCTGCCACTCTGAAGCGGGTCATCTTGCCAGAATATATCAAGACCCACCTTGTGTGGACAGAGGACCAACAACAGGATCTCCTggacaaggaaaagagaaggaatgtgAAGAGATTATGGACCAGTGAGGCCAGAATCTCCAAGTATGTCCAAAGCCTCAGGAAGCTGATTGAGGAGCTCGACAAGACTTTGGAGCAGCCCCTGGTGGAGATGCTCCTGGCTGGGAGGAGCACTTTGGAAAGGAGTCGGGAGCTGCTGCTTCGGTGTCCAGAGCCTGCTGCCCTAAGCTGGACTCTGTGTGGAACCACTGGAATGAGGGAGCTCCTACTGGCCTTCCAGAGCCACATCCTTCTGGATCCGGGAACAGCCCATTCCTATCTCAGCATCTCTGGAGATCTGAAGAGCGTGAGGCTTGCTAGCCATTGGTGGGACCTTCTGGACAACCAGCAGGAAGAGGTGGAGCGTCTTGTTTGTGTGCTGGGTGCTCAGAGCTTCACCTCAGGGAGCCATTATTGGGAGGTGGAGGTAGGAAGCAAGACAGAGTGGGAAGTGGGCATCTGTACAGGGCCAGGAAACAACCAGGGCAGCATCCATGGGGATGTGCTCTCCCTCTCTTGCCTCAACATGGGAGAACAATTTGAACTGTGGATCTCTCACACCATGGAAGACCCTGAGGATACAGGACCCCTGCACAGGCTGGGCATTTTCCTCCAATACGAAGGGGGACACCTGTCATTTTACAATGTGACCCAGGGCTGCCTGATCTACGCCTTTCCCCCGGTCACCTTCCAAGGTCCTCTCAGGCCTTTCTTCTCCCTTGGCCTGCTGCAGGAGGAGAATCAGCCCATCCCTCTCACCATCTGTCCACTGAGCCCTCATCCCTGA